Proteins co-encoded in one Candidatus Polarisedimenticolaceae bacterium genomic window:
- the rpsS gene encoding 30S ribosomal protein S19, with product MARSVHKGAFIDAHLAKKIEELNKRFDKKVVKTWSRRSTIIPDMVGHTLAVHNGKKFIPVYVTENMVGHKLGEFAPTRTFKGHGTKGDKTAAVASAPPK from the coding sequence ATGGCACGTTCGGTCCACAAGGGAGCCTTCATCGACGCGCACCTCGCGAAGAAGATCGAGGAGCTCAACAAGCGTTTCGACAAGAAGGTCGTGAAGACCTGGTCGCGCCGGTCGACCATCATCCCCGACATGGTCGGCCACACATTGGCGGTCCACAACGGGAAGAAGTTCATCCCGGTCTACGTCACCGAGAACATGGTCGGTCACAAGCTCGGCGAGTTCGCGCCGACGCGGACCTTCAAGGGCCACGGCACGAAGGGCGACAAGACCGCCGCCGTGGCCTCAGCACCTCCGAAGTAG
- the rplB gene encoding 50S ribosomal protein L2, with amino-acid sequence MAVKNFRPTSPGSRFKSQVKRTETSTNAPHKPLLDKKDRTGGRDNRGLLAIRHRGGGHKRRYRIIDFRRDKHGVPGRVETIEYDPNRTANIALVCYADGERRYILAPNGLAVGGKILAAADADIVVGNALPMKSIPLGTTIHNIEMKRGKGGQLARSAGVGAQLMAREAGWALVRLPSGETRKVDEECWATIGQIGNLEHENESIGKAGRNRWKGWRPTVRGVAMNPVDHPHGGGEGKTSGGRPSCTPWGVPTKGKKTRNNPRTDAFIVRRRK; translated from the coding sequence ATGGCCGTCAAGAATTTCAGGCCGACGAGCCCGGGCTCGCGGTTCAAGTCGCAGGTCAAGCGGACGGAGACGTCCACGAACGCGCCGCACAAGCCGCTCCTCGACAAGAAGGACCGGACCGGCGGGCGCGACAACCGGGGTCTGCTCGCGATCCGGCACCGCGGCGGCGGGCACAAGCGCCGCTACCGGATCATCGACTTCCGTCGGGACAAGCACGGCGTTCCCGGCCGCGTCGAGACGATCGAGTACGATCCGAACCGCACGGCGAACATCGCGCTCGTCTGCTACGCGGACGGCGAGCGGCGTTACATCCTCGCCCCGAACGGGCTCGCCGTCGGGGGGAAGATCCTCGCGGCCGCCGACGCCGACATCGTCGTCGGGAACGCGCTTCCCATGAAGTCGATCCCTCTCGGCACGACGATCCACAACATCGAGATGAAGCGCGGGAAGGGCGGCCAGCTCGCGCGGTCGGCCGGGGTCGGCGCGCAGCTCATGGCGCGCGAGGCCGGCTGGGCTCTCGTCCGCCTGCCCTCCGGCGAGACCCGGAAAGTCGACGAGGAGTGCTGGGCGACGATCGGCCAGATCGGGAACCTCGAGCACGAGAACGAGAGCATCGGCAAGGCCGGACGCAACCGGTGGAAGGGCTGGCGCCCGACCGTCCGCGGCGTCGCGATGAACCCCGTCGACCACCCGCACGGCGGCGGCGAAGGCAAGACCTCCGGTGGCCGCCCCTCGTGCACCCCGTGGGGCGTGCCGACGAAGGGCAAGAAGACCCGGAACAACCCGCGCACGGACGCCTTCATCGTCCGCCGCCGGAAGTAG
- a CDS encoding 50S ribosomal protein L23, whose protein sequence is MKLTTQDVIRQPLVTEKSTRARETGAVYCFKADARANKVQIAQAVTELFGVKVEEVRTANVLGKTKRAGRFQGKRADWKKAWVRLAPGEKEIEFFEAS, encoded by the coding sequence ATGAAGCTGACGACGCAAGATGTCATCCGGCAACCGCTCGTGACCGAGAAGTCGACACGGGCCAGAGAAACTGGCGCGGTCTACTGCTTCAAGGCCGACGCGCGGGCCAACAAGGTCCAGATCGCGCAGGCGGTGACCGAGCTCTTCGGCGTGAAGGTCGAAGAGGTCCGCACCGCGAACGTGCTCGGGAAGACGAAGCGGGCGGGACGCTTCCAGGGGAAGCGTGCCGACTGGAAGAAGGCGTGGGTGCGTCTGGCGCCCGGTGAGAAGGAAATCGAGTTCTTCGAGGCGAGCTGA
- the rplD gene encoding 50S ribosomal protein L4 → MASIEVRDWNNKTLRTVDLDEAVFGYPLKEHLIYEAVCAYRAGGRAGTHKTKNRVEVSGGTKKLWKQKHTGRARMGDNRSPLWRHGGTIQGPVPRDYRWSFPAAMRRNAIKSALAQKLRDGKIVCVEAFDLASPKTAELEAALAGKLGIASKALLLPLETEGNLELAARNNPRLSVVRVLGVSIVDLLDHDTVVVAEKALMRLTEVLAS, encoded by the coding sequence ATGGCGTCCATCGAAGTCCGCGATTGGAACAACAAGACCCTCCGCACCGTCGATCTCGACGAGGCGGTCTTCGGGTACCCGCTGAAGGAGCACCTCATCTACGAGGCGGTCTGCGCGTACCGCGCCGGCGGCCGTGCAGGAACGCACAAGACGAAGAACCGCGTCGAGGTCTCGGGCGGCACGAAGAAGCTCTGGAAGCAGAAGCACACCGGACGCGCACGGATGGGCGACAACCGCTCGCCGCTCTGGCGGCACGGCGGCACGATCCAGGGCCCGGTCCCGCGCGATTACCGCTGGAGCTTCCCGGCCGCGATGCGGCGGAACGCGATCAAGTCGGCGCTCGCCCAGAAGCTCCGCGACGGCAAGATCGTCTGCGTCGAGGCTTTCGACCTCGCGAGCCCGAAGACGGCCGAGCTCGAGGCCGCGCTCGCGGGCAAGCTCGGCATCGCGTCGAAGGCGCTCCTGCTCCCGCTCGAGACCGAGGGGAACCTCGAGCTCGCCGCGAGGAACAACCCGCGCCTGTCGGTCGTGCGCGTGCTCGGCGTCTCGATCGTCGACCTGCTCGATCACGACACCGTCGTGGTCGCCGAGAAGGCGCTCATGCGCCTCACGGAGGTGCTCGCGTCATGA